One Drosophila willistoni isolate 14030-0811.24 chromosome 2R unlocalized genomic scaffold, UCI_dwil_1.1 Seg167, whole genome shotgun sequence DNA segment encodes these proteins:
- the LOC6643961 gene encoding electroneutral sodium bicarbonate exchanger 1 isoform X7, producing the protein MPQQSQLKHIHGHGRLPRVINSDSSRPWTMNSSSGDDEAPKDPRTGGEDFTQQFTENDFEGHRAHTVYVGVHVPGGRRHSQRRRKHHHSGTETGSGGGVGGRGGGPGGGGGGGSGSGKDSSSEKQQEAERPVTPPAQRVQFILGEDVDDGTHVSHPLFSEMGMLVKEGDEIEWKETARWIKFEEDVEEGGNRWSKPHVATLSLHSLFELRSLLLNGTVMLDMEAHNLDVVADLVCDQMVNAGTLPAGAKDKVKDALLRRHRHQHEYAKKTRLPIIRSLADMRNQSSTKKKKSNSKNLQSAQHLKMPAIAEDMVKSPSSQSMARQGSGTELSEQQHKGNTHFMRKIPPGAEASNILVGEVDFLERNLSCFIRLSQAAVMGDLTEVPVPTRFIFILLGPPGSQSNFHEIGRAMATLMSDEIFHEVAYRARKRDHLLAGVDEFLDAVTVLPPGEWDPTIRIEPPAAIPSQEVRKRPPELPKEEIDEEEEEQRLREESGLSRTGRLFGGLINDVKRKTPWYFSDFKDALSMQCVASWIFLYFACLSPIITFGGLLSAATGKHMAAMESLVSGFVCGMGYGFFSGQPLTILGSTGPVLVFESIIYEFCLQMGWDYMTFRFWIGMWVAFICFVLTAIDASALVCYITRFTEENFATLIAFIFIYKAIENVVVIGKNFPVNQDIYNCVCTPPTNSNSTILEYAKYNWDNCESYGGILEGSDCGLPPSENVFLMSVVLCAGTFILSTILKDFKNSLFFPSIVRQYISDFSVLIAIFAMSFFDYSLGVHTQKLEVPHEFKPTLSTRGWLIPPFSERNPWWSPIIAVFPALLGTILIFMDQQITAVIVNRKENKLKKGCGYHLDLFILSILIAICSIMGLPWFVAATVLSINHVNSLKLESECSAPGEKPQFLGVREQRVTHILIFLTIGGSVLLTPLLGYIPMPVLFGVFLYMGVASLKGLQFFDRILIMFMPAKYQPDYMFLRQVPIKRVHLFTIIQLACLIILWLIKSFSQTSILFPLMLVVMIGIRKSLDLVFTRRELKILDDIMPEMTKRAAADDLHQLDAEDNHHHQQQQQAPGKGYSANNSSGPTTIHIPLSGNGSANNGNKPAMNISQEVNRTTVWQQINKDGNGISEQLIIPVTVKVRQINGNQTQNLIRRSNCGVDILHQQKHPFESMI; encoded by the exons ATGCCGCAACAGTCGCAATTAAAACACATCCATGGACATGGACGATTGCCCAGAGTGATCAATTCGGATAGTAGCAG ACCCTGGACCATGAATTCCTCAAGTGGTGATGATGAGGCTCCCAAGGATCCGCGTACAGGCGGTGAAGATTTTACTCAACAATTTACAGAAAATGATTTTGAAg GACATCGGGCCCATACCGTCTATGTCGGTGTCCATGTGCCGGGTGGACGACGCCATTCCCAGCGTAGGCGTAAACATCATCACAGTGGCACGGAAACTGGATCCGGTGGTGGTGTAGGTGGTCGTGGAGGAGGAcccggcggcggcggcggcggtggcagTGGCTCTGGCAAGGACAGCAGCAGTGAGAAGCAACAGGAAGCGGAACGTCCAG TAACTCCCCCAGCCCAACGTGTGCAATTCATACTTGGGGAGGATGTCGATGATGGTACACATGTCTCCCATCCGTTATTCTCTGAAATGGGAATGCTGGTTAAGGAGGGCGATGAGATTGAATGGAAGGAGACGGCACGTTGGATCAAATTCGAAGAGGATGTGGAGGAGGGCGGCAATCGTTGGTCCAAACCACATGTGGCCACATTATCGCTGCATTCGTTATTCGAATTACGCAGCCTGCTGCTCAATGGCACCGTCATGCTGGACATGGAGGCGCATAATTTGGATGTGGTTGCTGATTTGGTATGCGATCAAATGGTTAATGCTGGCACTTTACCTGCCGGAGCCAAGGATAAGGTGAAGGATGCTTTATTGCGGCGACATCGCCATCAGCATGAATATGCCAAAAAGACAAGATTACCCATTATACGTTCGCTGGCCGATATGCGGAATCAGTCATCAACGAAAA AGAAAAAATCTAATTCTAAAAATTTGCAATCTGCACAACATTTGAAAATGCCTGCCATCGCAGAGGATATGGTGAAGAGTCCCAGCAGCCAATCGATGGCACGTCAAGGAAGCGGAACAGAACTCAGTGAACAACAACATAAGGGCAATACGCATTTTATGCGCAAAATTCCACCAGGAGCCGAGGCCAGTAACATTTTGGTTGGTGAAGTTGACTTCCTTGAACGTAACTTATCCTGCTTTATACGATTGAGTCAAGCGGCAGTTATGGGCGATTTAACAGAAGTTCCCGTGCCCACTAG ATTCATCTTTATACTCCTTGGACCGCCAGGAAGTCAGAGTAATTTCCATGAAATCGGTCGTGCCATGGCCACTTTAATGTCCGATGAGATCTTTCACGAGGTCGCCTATCGTGCACGAAAACGCGATCATTTGCTAGCCGGTGTCGATGAATTCTTGGATGCTGTTACAGTATTACCACCCGGTGAATGGGATCCCACAATTAGGATAGAACCACCGGCAGCTATACCCTCTCAGGAGGTACGCAAACGTCCGCCAGAGTTGCCCAAGGAGGAGATTgacgaggaggaggaagagCAACGTTTGCGCGAAGAATCGGGTCTATCACGCACTGGACGACTATTCGGTGGCCTCATCAATGATGTGAAGCGCAAAACACCATGGTATTTCAGTGACTTCAAGGACGCTTTGTCCATGCAGTGTGTGGCCTCGTGgattttcctttattttgcCTGCCTGTCGCCAATTATCACATTCGGCGGTCTACTATCCGCAGCAACGGGCAAACATATGGCGGCAATGGAATCTCTGGTATCTGGATTTGTGTGTGGCATGGGCTATGGCTTCTTTTCGGGTCAGCCGTTAACAATATTGGGTTCCACCGGTCCAGTTCTGGTTTTTGAGTCAATTATCTATGAATTCTGTTTGCAAATGGGTTGGGATTATATGACATTCCGTTTCTGGATCGGCATGTGGGTCGCCTTCATTTGTTTCGTTCTGACCGCGATCGATGCCAGTGCCCTAGTGTGCTATATAACACGATTTACCGAAGAGAATTTCGCCACATTGATTGCCTTCATTTTCATCTACAAGGCAATTGAGAATGTTGTGGTCATTGGAAAGAATTTCCCAGTCAATCAGGATATATACAATTGTGTTTGTACACCGCCAACAAATAGCAATTCCACTATATTAGAGTATGCCAAATACAATTGGGATAACTGTGAG TCCTACGGTGGCATTTTGGAGGGCAGCGATTGTGGTTTACCACCCTCGGAAAACGTCTTCCTCATGTCTGTGGTTCTATGTGCTGGCACATTTATTTTATCCACCATTTTGAAGGATTTCAAGAACTCTCTATTCTTCCCATCAATTGTGCGACAATATATTAGTGATTTCTCCGTGTTGATTGCCATCTTTGCCATGAGCTTCTTTGATTATTCATTGGGTGTGCATACCCAGAAATTGGAAGTGCCACATGAATTTAAACCCACCTTGAGCACAAGAGGATGGCTTATACCACCGTTCAGTGAGAGGAATCCATGGTGGTCGCCCATAATAGCAGTTTTTCCAGCTCTATTGGGTACCATTCTGATATTTATGGATCAACAGATTACAGCGGTTATTGTGAATCGTAAGGAGAATAAACTAAAGAAGGGTTGCGGCTATCATTTGGATTTGTTTATTCTATCCATATTGATTGCCATTTGCAGTATCATGGGTTTACCTTG GTTTGTGGCTGCCACCGTGTTGAGCATCAATCATGTGAACTCCTTGAAATTGGAATCGGAATGTAGTGCTCCTGGCGAGAAACCACAATTTTTGGGTGTACGCGAGCAGCGTGTGACACATATTTTGATCTTTTTGACCATTGGAGGATCAGTGCTATTGACACCGCTGCTTGGCTATATACCCATGCCGGTGCTATTCGGTGTATTCCTCTATATGGGTGTGGCCTCGCTCAAGGGTCTACAGTTCTTCGATCGTATATTGATTATGTTCATGCCAGCCAAATATCAACCAGATTACATGTTCCTGCGACAG GTTCCCATTAAGCGTGTCCATCTGTTTACAATCATACAATTGGCCTGCCTCATCATATTGTGGCTTATCAAATCTTTCTCACAGACCTCCATATTGTTCCCTTTGATGTTGGTCGTGATGATTGGTATACGTAAATCATTGGATTTGGTATTCACGCGAAGGGAGTTGAAAATACTTGATGATATTATGCCCGAGATGACAAAACGGGCGGCGGCCGATGATTTGCATCAATTGGACGCTGAG gataatcatcatcatcaacaacaacaacaagcccCTGGTAAAGGTTATAGTGCCAATAATTCATCGGGACCCACAACTATACATATACCCCTATCTGGAAATGGTAGTGCCAATAATGGCAATAAGCCAGCCATGAATATATCTCAGGAGGTGAATCGTACAACTGTCTGGCAACAGATCAACAAAGATGGCAATGGCATATCGGAACAATTGATCATTCCAGTAACTGTTAAAGTGCGTCAAATCAATGGCAATCA aACCCAAAATTTGATACGTCGAAGCAATTGTGGCGTGGATATATTACACCAACAGAAACATCCGTTTGAGTCAATGATATAG
- the LOC6643961 gene encoding electrogenic sodium bicarbonate cotransporter 1 isoform X1, giving the protein MPQQSQLKHIHGHGRLPRVINSDSSRPWTMNSSSGDDEAPKDPRTGGEDFTQQFTENDFEGHRAHTVYVGVHVPGGRRHSQRRRKHHHSGTETGSGGGVGGRGGGPGGGGGGGSGSGKDSSSEKQQEAERPVTPPAQRVQFILGEDVDDGTHVSHPLFSEMGMLVKEGDEIEWKETARWIKFEEDVEEGGNRWSKPHVATLSLHSLFELRSLLLNGTVMLDMEAHNLDVVADLVCDQMVNAGTLPAGAKDKVKDALLRRHRHQHEYAKKTRLPIIRSLADMRNQSSTKTDTTSMHLGAIGVTTWFHAGASPQHHSTTGSAGQAATIEDQSGGGALGATTPISLTASEPGPPGGTATNGNSAATGGMGRFLTVPGKPGNRTLEDMVKSPSSQSMARQGSGTELSEQQHKGNTHFMRKIPPGAEASNILVGEVDFLERNLSCFIRLSQAAVMGDLTEVPVPTRFIFILLGPPGSQSNFHEIGRAMATLMSDEIFHEVAYRARKRDHLLAGVDEFLDAVTVLPPGEWDPTIRIEPPAAIPSQEVRKRPPELPKEEIDEEEEEQRLREESGLSRTGRLFGGLINDVKRKTPWYFSDFKDALSMQCVASWIFLYFACLSPIITFGGLLSAATGKHMAAMESLVSGFVCGMGYGFFSGQPLTILGSTGPVLVFESIIYEFCLQMGWDYMTFRFWIGMWVAFICFVLTAIDASALVCYITRFTEENFATLIAFIFIYKAIENVVVIGKNFPVNQDIYNCVCTPPTNSNSTILEYAKYNWDNCESYGGILEGSDCGLPPSENVFLMSVVLCAGTFILSTILKDFKNSLFFPSIVRQYISDFSVLIAIFAMSFFDYSLGVHTQKLEVPHEFKPTLSTRGWLIPPFSERNPWWSPIIAVFPALLGTILIFMDQQITAVIVNRKENKLKKGCGYHLDLFILSILIAICSIMGLPWFVAATVLSINHVNSLKLESECSAPGEKPQFLGVREQRVTHILIFLTIGGSVLLTPLLGYIPMPVLFGVFLYMGVASLKGLQFFDRILIMFMPAKYQPDYMFLRQVPIKRVHLFTIIQLACLIILWLIKSFSQTSILFPLMLVVMIGIRKSLDLVFTRRELKILDDIMPEMTKRAAADDLHQLDAEDNHHHQQQQQAPGKGYSANNSSGPTTIHIPLSGNGSANNGNKPAMNISQEVNRTTVWQQINKDGNGISEQLIIPVTVKVRQINGNHNTANAALSPSRLSPMHEVDEFNEGKTEQQSLPGGKEASHFEGSCNQENPANITHV; this is encoded by the exons ATGCCGCAACAGTCGCAATTAAAACACATCCATGGACATGGACGATTGCCCAGAGTGATCAATTCGGATAGTAGCAG ACCCTGGACCATGAATTCCTCAAGTGGTGATGATGAGGCTCCCAAGGATCCGCGTACAGGCGGTGAAGATTTTACTCAACAATTTACAGAAAATGATTTTGAAg GACATCGGGCCCATACCGTCTATGTCGGTGTCCATGTGCCGGGTGGACGACGCCATTCCCAGCGTAGGCGTAAACATCATCACAGTGGCACGGAAACTGGATCCGGTGGTGGTGTAGGTGGTCGTGGAGGAGGAcccggcggcggcggcggcggtggcagTGGCTCTGGCAAGGACAGCAGCAGTGAGAAGCAACAGGAAGCGGAACGTCCAG TAACTCCCCCAGCCCAACGTGTGCAATTCATACTTGGGGAGGATGTCGATGATGGTACACATGTCTCCCATCCGTTATTCTCTGAAATGGGAATGCTGGTTAAGGAGGGCGATGAGATTGAATGGAAGGAGACGGCACGTTGGATCAAATTCGAAGAGGATGTGGAGGAGGGCGGCAATCGTTGGTCCAAACCACATGTGGCCACATTATCGCTGCATTCGTTATTCGAATTACGCAGCCTGCTGCTCAATGGCACCGTCATGCTGGACATGGAGGCGCATAATTTGGATGTGGTTGCTGATTTGGTATGCGATCAAATGGTTAATGCTGGCACTTTACCTGCCGGAGCCAAGGATAAGGTGAAGGATGCTTTATTGCGGCGACATCGCCATCAGCATGAATATGCCAAAAAGACAAGATTACCCATTATACGTTCGCTGGCCGATATGCGGAATCAGTCATCAACGAAAA CTGACACCACATCAATGCATCTGGGTGCCATTGGGGTTACCACCTGGTTTCATGCAGGCGCCTCGCCTCAGCATCATTCAACTACAGGATCAGCAGGACAAGCAGCCACAA TTGAAGATCAATCTGGAGGCGGTGCTTTAGGGGCCACCACACCGATATCGCTAACGGCCAGTGAGCCAGGACCGCCGGGCGGTACTGCAACAAATGGAAATAGTGCTGCTACCGGTGGCATGGGACGTTTTCTAACTGTACCCGGTAAACCCGGCAACAGAACGCTCG AGGATATGGTGAAGAGTCCCAGCAGCCAATCGATGGCACGTCAAGGAAGCGGAACAGAACTCAGTGAACAACAACATAAGGGCAATACGCATTTTATGCGCAAAATTCCACCAGGAGCCGAGGCCAGTAACATTTTGGTTGGTGAAGTTGACTTCCTTGAACGTAACTTATCCTGCTTTATACGATTGAGTCAAGCGGCAGTTATGGGCGATTTAACAGAAGTTCCCGTGCCCACTAG ATTCATCTTTATACTCCTTGGACCGCCAGGAAGTCAGAGTAATTTCCATGAAATCGGTCGTGCCATGGCCACTTTAATGTCCGATGAGATCTTTCACGAGGTCGCCTATCGTGCACGAAAACGCGATCATTTGCTAGCCGGTGTCGATGAATTCTTGGATGCTGTTACAGTATTACCACCCGGTGAATGGGATCCCACAATTAGGATAGAACCACCGGCAGCTATACCCTCTCAGGAGGTACGCAAACGTCCGCCAGAGTTGCCCAAGGAGGAGATTgacgaggaggaggaagagCAACGTTTGCGCGAAGAATCGGGTCTATCACGCACTGGACGACTATTCGGTGGCCTCATCAATGATGTGAAGCGCAAAACACCATGGTATTTCAGTGACTTCAAGGACGCTTTGTCCATGCAGTGTGTGGCCTCGTGgattttcctttattttgcCTGCCTGTCGCCAATTATCACATTCGGCGGTCTACTATCCGCAGCAACGGGCAAACATATGGCGGCAATGGAATCTCTGGTATCTGGATTTGTGTGTGGCATGGGCTATGGCTTCTTTTCGGGTCAGCCGTTAACAATATTGGGTTCCACCGGTCCAGTTCTGGTTTTTGAGTCAATTATCTATGAATTCTGTTTGCAAATGGGTTGGGATTATATGACATTCCGTTTCTGGATCGGCATGTGGGTCGCCTTCATTTGTTTCGTTCTGACCGCGATCGATGCCAGTGCCCTAGTGTGCTATATAACACGATTTACCGAAGAGAATTTCGCCACATTGATTGCCTTCATTTTCATCTACAAGGCAATTGAGAATGTTGTGGTCATTGGAAAGAATTTCCCAGTCAATCAGGATATATACAATTGTGTTTGTACACCGCCAACAAATAGCAATTCCACTATATTAGAGTATGCCAAATACAATTGGGATAACTGTGAG TCCTACGGTGGCATTTTGGAGGGCAGCGATTGTGGTTTACCACCCTCGGAAAACGTCTTCCTCATGTCTGTGGTTCTATGTGCTGGCACATTTATTTTATCCACCATTTTGAAGGATTTCAAGAACTCTCTATTCTTCCCATCAATTGTGCGACAATATATTAGTGATTTCTCCGTGTTGATTGCCATCTTTGCCATGAGCTTCTTTGATTATTCATTGGGTGTGCATACCCAGAAATTGGAAGTGCCACATGAATTTAAACCCACCTTGAGCACAAGAGGATGGCTTATACCACCGTTCAGTGAGAGGAATCCATGGTGGTCGCCCATAATAGCAGTTTTTCCAGCTCTATTGGGTACCATTCTGATATTTATGGATCAACAGATTACAGCGGTTATTGTGAATCGTAAGGAGAATAAACTAAAGAAGGGTTGCGGCTATCATTTGGATTTGTTTATTCTATCCATATTGATTGCCATTTGCAGTATCATGGGTTTACCTTG GTTTGTGGCTGCCACCGTGTTGAGCATCAATCATGTGAACTCCTTGAAATTGGAATCGGAATGTAGTGCTCCTGGCGAGAAACCACAATTTTTGGGTGTACGCGAGCAGCGTGTGACACATATTTTGATCTTTTTGACCATTGGAGGATCAGTGCTATTGACACCGCTGCTTGGCTATATACCCATGCCGGTGCTATTCGGTGTATTCCTCTATATGGGTGTGGCCTCGCTCAAGGGTCTACAGTTCTTCGATCGTATATTGATTATGTTCATGCCAGCCAAATATCAACCAGATTACATGTTCCTGCGACAG GTTCCCATTAAGCGTGTCCATCTGTTTACAATCATACAATTGGCCTGCCTCATCATATTGTGGCTTATCAAATCTTTCTCACAGACCTCCATATTGTTCCCTTTGATGTTGGTCGTGATGATTGGTATACGTAAATCATTGGATTTGGTATTCACGCGAAGGGAGTTGAAAATACTTGATGATATTATGCCCGAGATGACAAAACGGGCGGCGGCCGATGATTTGCATCAATTGGACGCTGAG gataatcatcatcatcaacaacaacaacaagcccCTGGTAAAGGTTATAGTGCCAATAATTCATCGGGACCCACAACTATACATATACCCCTATCTGGAAATGGTAGTGCCAATAATGGCAATAAGCCAGCCATGAATATATCTCAGGAGGTGAATCGTACAACTGTCTGGCAACAGATCAACAAAGATGGCAATGGCATATCGGAACAATTGATCATTCCAGTAACTGTTAAAGTGCGTCAAATCAATGGCAATCA TAATACCGCAAATGCTGCCCTATCGCCCTCCCGACTCTCACCCATGCATGAGGTGGATGAATTTAATGAGGGAAAAACCGAACAACAATCACTGCCAGGAGGCAAGGAGGCATCCCATTTTGAAGGATCCTGCAATCAAGAGAATCCGGCGAATATAACTCATGTCTAA
- the LOC6643961 gene encoding electroneutral sodium bicarbonate exchanger 1 isoform X4, translating into MPQQSQLKHIHGHGRLPRVINSDSSRPWTMNSSSGDDEAPKDPRTGGEDFTQQFTENDFEGHRAHTVYVGVHVPGGRRHSQRRRKHHHSGTETGSGGGVGGRGGGPGGGGGGGSGSGKDSSSEKQQEAERPVTPPAQRVQFILGEDVDDGTHVSHPLFSEMGMLVKEGDEIEWKETARWIKFEEDVEEGGNRWSKPHVATLSLHSLFELRSLLLNGTVMLDMEAHNLDVVADLVCDQMVNAGTLPAGAKDKVKDALLRRHRHQHEYAKKTRLPIIRSLADMRNQSSTKKKKSNSKNLQSAQHLKMPAIAEDMVKSPSSQSMARQGSGTELSEQQHKGNTHFMRKIPPGAEASNILVGEVDFLERNLSCFIRLSQAAVMGDLTEVPVPTRFIFILLGPPGSQSNFHEIGRAMATLMSDEIFHEVAYRARKRDHLLAGVDEFLDAVTVLPPGEWDPTIRIEPPAAIPSQEVRKRPPELPKEEIDEEEEEQRLREESGLSRTGRLFGGLINDVKRKTPWYFSDFKDALSMQCVASWIFLYFACLSPIITFGGLLSAATGKHMAAMESLVSGFVCGMGYGFFSGQPLTILGSTGPVLVFESIIYEFCLQMGWDYMTFRFWIGMWVAFICFVLTAIDASALVCYITRFTEENFATLIAFIFIYKAIENVVVIGKNFPVNQDIYNCVCTPPTNSNSTILEYAKYNWDNCESYGGILEGSDCGLPPSENVFLMSVVLCAGTFILSTILKDFKNSLFFPSIVRQYISDFSVLIAIFAMSFFDYSLGVHTQKLEVPHEFKPTLSTRGWLIPPFSERNPWWSPIIAVFPALLGTILIFMDQQITAVIVNRKENKLKKGCGYHLDLFILSILIAICSIMGLPWFVAATVLSINHVNSLKLESECSAPGEKPQFLGVREQRVTHILIFLTIGGSVLLTPLLGYIPMPVLFGVFLYMGVASLKGLQFFDRILIMFMPAKYQPDYMFLRQVPIKRVHLFTIIQLACLIILWLIKSFSQTSILFPLMLVVMIGIRKSLDLVFTRRELKILDDIMPEMTKRAAADDLHQLDAEDNHHHQQQQQAPGKGYSANNSSGPTTIHIPLSGNGSANNGNKPAMNISQEVNRTTVWQQINKDGNGISEQLIIPVTVKVRQINGNHNTANAALSPSRLSPMHEVDEFNEGKTEQQSLPGGKEASHFEGSCNQENPANITHV; encoded by the exons ATGCCGCAACAGTCGCAATTAAAACACATCCATGGACATGGACGATTGCCCAGAGTGATCAATTCGGATAGTAGCAG ACCCTGGACCATGAATTCCTCAAGTGGTGATGATGAGGCTCCCAAGGATCCGCGTACAGGCGGTGAAGATTTTACTCAACAATTTACAGAAAATGATTTTGAAg GACATCGGGCCCATACCGTCTATGTCGGTGTCCATGTGCCGGGTGGACGACGCCATTCCCAGCGTAGGCGTAAACATCATCACAGTGGCACGGAAACTGGATCCGGTGGTGGTGTAGGTGGTCGTGGAGGAGGAcccggcggcggcggcggcggtggcagTGGCTCTGGCAAGGACAGCAGCAGTGAGAAGCAACAGGAAGCGGAACGTCCAG TAACTCCCCCAGCCCAACGTGTGCAATTCATACTTGGGGAGGATGTCGATGATGGTACACATGTCTCCCATCCGTTATTCTCTGAAATGGGAATGCTGGTTAAGGAGGGCGATGAGATTGAATGGAAGGAGACGGCACGTTGGATCAAATTCGAAGAGGATGTGGAGGAGGGCGGCAATCGTTGGTCCAAACCACATGTGGCCACATTATCGCTGCATTCGTTATTCGAATTACGCAGCCTGCTGCTCAATGGCACCGTCATGCTGGACATGGAGGCGCATAATTTGGATGTGGTTGCTGATTTGGTATGCGATCAAATGGTTAATGCTGGCACTTTACCTGCCGGAGCCAAGGATAAGGTGAAGGATGCTTTATTGCGGCGACATCGCCATCAGCATGAATATGCCAAAAAGACAAGATTACCCATTATACGTTCGCTGGCCGATATGCGGAATCAGTCATCAACGAAAA AGAAAAAATCTAATTCTAAAAATTTGCAATCTGCACAACATTTGAAAATGCCTGCCATCGCAGAGGATATGGTGAAGAGTCCCAGCAGCCAATCGATGGCACGTCAAGGAAGCGGAACAGAACTCAGTGAACAACAACATAAGGGCAATACGCATTTTATGCGCAAAATTCCACCAGGAGCCGAGGCCAGTAACATTTTGGTTGGTGAAGTTGACTTCCTTGAACGTAACTTATCCTGCTTTATACGATTGAGTCAAGCGGCAGTTATGGGCGATTTAACAGAAGTTCCCGTGCCCACTAG ATTCATCTTTATACTCCTTGGACCGCCAGGAAGTCAGAGTAATTTCCATGAAATCGGTCGTGCCATGGCCACTTTAATGTCCGATGAGATCTTTCACGAGGTCGCCTATCGTGCACGAAAACGCGATCATTTGCTAGCCGGTGTCGATGAATTCTTGGATGCTGTTACAGTATTACCACCCGGTGAATGGGATCCCACAATTAGGATAGAACCACCGGCAGCTATACCCTCTCAGGAGGTACGCAAACGTCCGCCAGAGTTGCCCAAGGAGGAGATTgacgaggaggaggaagagCAACGTTTGCGCGAAGAATCGGGTCTATCACGCACTGGACGACTATTCGGTGGCCTCATCAATGATGTGAAGCGCAAAACACCATGGTATTTCAGTGACTTCAAGGACGCTTTGTCCATGCAGTGTGTGGCCTCGTGgattttcctttattttgcCTGCCTGTCGCCAATTATCACATTCGGCGGTCTACTATCCGCAGCAACGGGCAAACATATGGCGGCAATGGAATCTCTGGTATCTGGATTTGTGTGTGGCATGGGCTATGGCTTCTTTTCGGGTCAGCCGTTAACAATATTGGGTTCCACCGGTCCAGTTCTGGTTTTTGAGTCAATTATCTATGAATTCTGTTTGCAAATGGGTTGGGATTATATGACATTCCGTTTCTGGATCGGCATGTGGGTCGCCTTCATTTGTTTCGTTCTGACCGCGATCGATGCCAGTGCCCTAGTGTGCTATATAACACGATTTACCGAAGAGAATTTCGCCACATTGATTGCCTTCATTTTCATCTACAAGGCAATTGAGAATGTTGTGGTCATTGGAAAGAATTTCCCAGTCAATCAGGATATATACAATTGTGTTTGTACACCGCCAACAAATAGCAATTCCACTATATTAGAGTATGCCAAATACAATTGGGATAACTGTGAG TCCTACGGTGGCATTTTGGAGGGCAGCGATTGTGGTTTACCACCCTCGGAAAACGTCTTCCTCATGTCTGTGGTTCTATGTGCTGGCACATTTATTTTATCCACCATTTTGAAGGATTTCAAGAACTCTCTATTCTTCCCATCAATTGTGCGACAATATATTAGTGATTTCTCCGTGTTGATTGCCATCTTTGCCATGAGCTTCTTTGATTATTCATTGGGTGTGCATACCCAGAAATTGGAAGTGCCACATGAATTTAAACCCACCTTGAGCACAAGAGGATGGCTTATACCACCGTTCAGTGAGAGGAATCCATGGTGGTCGCCCATAATAGCAGTTTTTCCAGCTCTATTGGGTACCATTCTGATATTTATGGATCAACAGATTACAGCGGTTATTGTGAATCGTAAGGAGAATAAACTAAAGAAGGGTTGCGGCTATCATTTGGATTTGTTTATTCTATCCATATTGATTGCCATTTGCAGTATCATGGGTTTACCTTG GTTTGTGGCTGCCACCGTGTTGAGCATCAATCATGTGAACTCCTTGAAATTGGAATCGGAATGTAGTGCTCCTGGCGAGAAACCACAATTTTTGGGTGTACGCGAGCAGCGTGTGACACATATTTTGATCTTTTTGACCATTGGAGGATCAGTGCTATTGACACCGCTGCTTGGCTATATACCCATGCCGGTGCTATTCGGTGTATTCCTCTATATGGGTGTGGCCTCGCTCAAGGGTCTACAGTTCTTCGATCGTATATTGATTATGTTCATGCCAGCCAAATATCAACCAGATTACATGTTCCTGCGACAG GTTCCCATTAAGCGTGTCCATCTGTTTACAATCATACAATTGGCCTGCCTCATCATATTGTGGCTTATCAAATCTTTCTCACAGACCTCCATATTGTTCCCTTTGATGTTGGTCGTGATGATTGGTATACGTAAATCATTGGATTTGGTATTCACGCGAAGGGAGTTGAAAATACTTGATGATATTATGCCCGAGATGACAAAACGGGCGGCGGCCGATGATTTGCATCAATTGGACGCTGAG gataatcatcatcatcaacaacaacaacaagcccCTGGTAAAGGTTATAGTGCCAATAATTCATCGGGACCCACAACTATACATATACCCCTATCTGGAAATGGTAGTGCCAATAATGGCAATAAGCCAGCCATGAATATATCTCAGGAGGTGAATCGTACAACTGTCTGGCAACAGATCAACAAAGATGGCAATGGCATATCGGAACAATTGATCATTCCAGTAACTGTTAAAGTGCGTCAAATCAATGGCAATCA TAATACCGCAAATGCTGCCCTATCGCCCTCCCGACTCTCACCCATGCATGAGGTGGATGAATTTAATGAGGGAAAAACCGAACAACAATCACTGCCAGGAGGCAAGGAGGCATCCCATTTTGAAGGATCCTGCAATCAAGAGAATCCGGCGAATATAACTCATGTCTAA